GTAGCGGCATAGCGGTGTGGGGCCGTGGATGCCGATGATGATCATGAGGTGTTGTTGGTGGGGATGGAGCTGAGCCCAGGCGCGCTGCTGGGTGCGGATCCATTTGATGGTGTTGTTCGGGAAGGGCTGGGCGGCCGTGTAGTGGGTGTGGGCTAGGTGCCAGCTGTGGTTCCAGGTGACCCGCCAGGGTGGGTTCCACCACGGGTCGAGTGCGGTGAGCTGCGGATCGTGGAGCCAGGTATTCCCGGTTCGTTTCAGGTGGTCGTGGGCGGCTCGGCGTTGTTTGTACAGCCACCGTCCCAGGGGGAAGCCGTCGTGTTCAGTGCGGTAACAGGCTGAGGTGAGGTTGCCGTGCTGGGCGGCCCAGGCCCGAGCGTAGGGCAGGCCGGCGTTGAAGGATGAGGGCGGGTTCTTCAGGCGGGGGCGGACAGAGCAGGGCGGTTGAGAAGGCTTCGGTGGTGGGGCCAAGACGTGGGCGCGTTCGCTGGTGAGGCCGGTCTCGGCGAGCAGTTGTTGCTGCTCAGGGTGGAGCCTGCCGTAGCTGGAGCACTGGGTGAACAGCCATTTCGCTGTGGCCGATGGGAGTGCGTCGAGGTCTGCGGTCGTCGTCAGGGAGCGGCCGGTGGTGTGGGTGCGGGCGGTGAGGTAGGCCTGCTGCCAGCGCAGTCCTCCCGCCGGGTTCCAGTGGGGATCGATGGCTTCCAGGGCTTTGATGCGGTCGGCGGGCAGTTTTCCGCGGCTGGCGCGGCGGCGTTGGGTGCGCAGCCAGGTGCCGAGGCGGTAGCCGTCGTGGCGGGCGGGTTCGGGGACGGCGAGGTTGCCGTGTTGCTGGGCCCAGGCGCGGGCGTGGGCGAGGCCGGCGGCGAAGGAGGCGGCTTGGGTTTTGCGGCGGGGGCGGGCGGTGCGGGCACCTTCGGCGGTGAGGCCGAGGTCGGCGAGGAGCTGCTGCTGGCGGGGGTGGAGGTCGTCGTAGACGGCGCACTGGCTGTACAGCCACTGTCCGGTCCAGTCCGGTGTGCCGGGGAAGCCCTCCTCGGGGGCGAGGTTTTGGCCGGGGGTGAGTTGTGTGCGGGCGGCCTGGTAGCGGCGTTGCCATTTCATGCCCCAGGGCGGGTTCCAGTACGGATCGATGCGGGCGAGGTGTTCGCCGTGCGGCCAGGGGGTGTCGAAGAGGTCGCGGTGGAGGTTGGCTTGGTGTCGTTGTGTGGCGAGCCAGCGGCCGAGTGGAAAACCTAGGTGGGGGCGGTGCGGGGGATGTCGAGGTCGCCGTGCTGGGCTGCCCAGTCCCGGGCGTAGTGCAGCCCTGTTTCCATGGCGGGATGCCGGGTGGCCGGGTTGGGCACGGCCGTGCCTGCGACGAGTTCGGTGAGGCCGAGGCGGGCTAGGAGGTGCTGCTGGCCGGGCTGGAGGGCGGTGTAGTTGACGCACTGGGCGTACAGCCACTGCCCGGTGCGGTCGTCGAAGTTCCGGAATCCGGCTTCGGGGTCTGGGAGAGCGCCAGCCGTGACGGCGGCGTGAGCATGGTGGTGCTCGCGCTGCCAGTCGGTGGGCCAGGGCGGGTTCCACCAGGGGTCGATGTCGGTCAGCGTCCGGTTCAGTACCGGGTCGAGCTGGCCGCGCCGGGCACGTACCCGTTGACTGTGCAGCCATTTGCCGACCGTGAAGCCGCCCTGGCTGGCTGAGGTGGGGGCGCACAGGTGGCCGTGCTGGGCGGCGTAGGCGCGGGCGTGATCCAGCGCGGTGTGGCGAACAGCTTTGATGTTCTTGCGCCGAGGCTTTGCTGCGCGTGCTTGCTCCGGTGTGATGCCGATGTCGGTGAGGAGGCGTTGCTGCTGCGGATGGAGCTGGGGGTAGTCGGCGCACTGGTCATACAGCCACTCTCCGAGACCCTCGGGTGTGCCGGGGAATCCGAGGTCAGGAGCCAGGGGCTGTCCTGCTCGGACGTGTGCTTGAGCACGGTGGTAGATGCGCTGCCACCACAGGTTCCAGGGCGGGTTCCACCACGGGTCGAGGGCGTCGAGGGCGGCGGCGCGTTCGGGAGCGAGCTCGGGTCCTGCGGCGCGCTGGTTGGCGAGCCACAGGCCGACGGCGAAGCCTTCCATCTGCACTGTGTTGGGAGCGCACAGGTGGCCGTGCTCGGCGGCGTAGGTACGAGCATGGCGCAGCCCACGCGCGAACCCCCGGGCCGCGCCTTCGGCGCTGTCTGGGAGCAACGCAGGATCGGGCTGCACAGGTGTCTCGCCCCGGTCACTGCTGTCCGCCAGGAGCTGGGAAACCGGGGTGGGCCGGTGGGGCGGGGAGATGCGCCACATGCTCTGCGTTTTCGGTCTGTGTCCGGCTTGGCTGCGGACGCAGGCGCGCACCCAGGTGTTCAGCGGTCCTGTCGTGATCGCAGCGAGGCGGCCGGCGATCCACGGCCGTTCAAGACGCCGGGCCAGTTCGCCGACGAGGCGGGGGACATCGGCGAGCGAGTGCGGTTGATGCCGGCCCGCCTCGTCGAGCAGCTGCTGCTGCACACCCGCATCGGCCAGGGTCGCGGCCAGCGTGACGGCTTCCGGATAGG
The Streptomyces fungicidicus DNA segment above includes these coding regions:
- a CDS encoding helicase associated domain-containing protein, producing the protein MAHGNGLAWRVAARDAVTYPEAVTLAATLADAGVQQQLLDEAGRHQPHSLADVPRLVGELARRLERPWIAGRLAAITTGPLNTWVRACVRSQAGHRPKTQSMWRISPPHRPTPVSQLLADSSDRGETPVQPDPALLPDSAEGAARGFARGLRHARTYAAEHGHLCAPNTVQMEGFAVGLWLANQRAAGPELAPERAAALDALDPWWNPPWNLWWQRIYHRAQAHVRAGQPLAPDLGFPGTPEGLGEWLYDQCADYPQLHPQQQRLLTDIGITPEQARAAKPRRKNIKAVRHTALDHARAYAAQHGHLCAPTSASQGGFTVGKWLHSQRVRARRGQLDPVLNRTLTDIDPWWNPPWPTDWQREHHHAHAAVTAGALPDPEAGFRNFDDRTGQWLYAQCVNYTALQPGQQHLLARLGLTELVAGTAVPNPATRHPAMETGLHYARDWAAQHGDLDIPRTAPT
- a CDS encoding helicase associated domain-containing protein, with the translated sequence MKWQRRYQAARTQLTPGQNLAPEEGFPGTPDWTGQWLYSQCAVYDDLHPRQQQLLADLGLTAEGARTARPRRKTQAASFAAGLAHARAWAQQHGNLAVPEPARHDGYRLGTWLRTQRRRASRGKLPADRIKALEAIDPHWNPAGGLRWQQAYLTARTHTTGRSLTTTADLDALPSATAKWLFTQCSSYGRLHPEQQQLLAETGLTSERAHVLAPPPKPSQPPCSVRPRLKNPPSSFNAGLPYARAWAAQHGNLTSACYRTEHDGFPLGRWLYKQRRAAHDHLKRTGNTWLHDPQLTALDPWWNPPWRVTWNHSWHLAHTHYTAAQPFPNNTIKWIRTQQRAWAQLHPHQQHLMIIIGIHGPTPLCRYNSRPAILTDQPTELINIHETSPRQESRSSQARPGPARKQRHTPRQHPPHRRTQPAN